The following are encoded together in the Parabacteroides chongii genome:
- a CDS encoding TonB-dependent receptor — protein sequence MISGKILSTEKEIVDFATVYLKGTSYGGTTNEEGIYHLKAPAGNYTLVVSAIGYTTVEKAVRLIDGERTKQNLTISPQVEELDEVVVVSNGISRLKRSAFNAIAVDTKELQNSTKSLSDALSKAPGMKLRESGGVGSDMQLMLDGFSGKHVKVFIDGVPQEGVGNSFALNNIPVNFAERIEVYKGVVPVGFGTDAIGGVVNIVTNKKHRNWFLDASYSYGSFNTHKSYVNFGQTLDNGFTYEINAFQNYSDNDYYVDAPVKDFETGRLDTENKERVKRFNDTYHNEAVIGKVGFVNKNWADRLLLGFTYSNMYQEIQTGVRQNTVYGEKHRKGHSLMPSLEYNKRDLLTKGLDLVFTANYNKNLTTNIDTSAYEYNWRGEKHLMNSRGEQSYQHTRSDNNNWNGTVTVNYRLGRAHSFTFNNVLTAFRRSNTSLLTNEELTDAIDKQTRKNIAGLSYRLMPSEHWNLSVFGKHYNQYVAGPMATDNTSSEYVRTSRSVSSLGYGAAGTYFVLPGLQAKLSYEKAYRLPTIEEMFGNEDLEMGDLGIKPEKSDNVNLNISYNKTLGKHGVYVEGGLIYRNTNDYIQRNITDLSGGKQAASYINYGKVLTKGYNLSARYSFSNWLSVGGNYTQMNVRDNQKTAIGSNAENIAYKERMPNLPYRFADSDVTLYWRNLWKKGNTLIFTYDNQYLHSFTYYSSIIGSNKGEYVVPNQFSHNLTLSYSLQNGRYNISFECRNFTDEKLYDNFSLQKAGRAFYGKFRIYLGN from the coding sequence AGGAAATTACACACTGGTAGTATCCGCCATCGGCTATACGACTGTAGAGAAAGCAGTCCGGCTGATCGACGGCGAACGCACGAAACAAAACCTGACCATCTCACCGCAGGTAGAAGAACTGGATGAAGTTGTCGTCGTTTCCAACGGGATAAGTCGTTTGAAACGTTCTGCCTTCAACGCCATTGCGGTAGACACCAAAGAACTTCAGAACTCTACCAAGAGCCTGAGCGATGCCCTTTCGAAAGCACCGGGGATGAAACTTCGTGAGTCGGGCGGTGTCGGATCGGATATGCAATTGATGCTGGACGGTTTCAGCGGAAAACATGTGAAGGTGTTTATCGACGGCGTGCCGCAGGAAGGGGTCGGCAATTCGTTTGCGCTGAACAATATCCCCGTCAATTTTGCCGAACGCATCGAAGTCTACAAAGGCGTTGTACCCGTCGGCTTCGGGACGGATGCCATCGGCGGCGTGGTCAATATCGTGACGAATAAGAAGCATCGTAACTGGTTCCTCGATGCCTCCTATTCCTACGGATCGTTCAATACCCATAAATCGTATGTCAACTTCGGGCAGACGCTGGATAACGGTTTCACCTACGAGATCAACGCTTTCCAAAACTATTCGGACAACGATTATTACGTGGATGCCCCGGTGAAGGATTTCGAAACCGGACGGCTCGATACGGAAAACAAAGAACGTGTGAAACGTTTCAACGACACCTACCATAATGAAGCCGTGATCGGAAAGGTCGGCTTCGTGAATAAGAACTGGGCGGACCGCCTGTTATTGGGCTTCACCTATTCGAACATGTACCAGGAGATACAGACCGGGGTACGCCAGAATACAGTCTACGGCGAGAAGCACCGGAAAGGCCATTCGCTGATGCCGTCGCTCGAATACAACAAACGCGACCTGTTGACCAAAGGACTCGACCTGGTATTCACCGCCAATTACAATAAGAACCTGACGACCAACATCGACACCTCCGCCTACGAATATAACTGGCGCGGCGAAAAGCACCTGATGAATTCGCGTGGCGAGCAGTCGTACCAGCATACACGGTCGGACAACAATAACTGGAATGGTACGGTAACGGTCAATTACCGTCTGGGCCGCGCCCATTCTTTCACTTTCAACAATGTACTGACCGCTTTCCGCCGCTCCAACACCTCGCTGCTGACCAACGAGGAACTGACGGATGCCATCGACAAGCAGACGCGCAAGAACATTGCCGGTCTGTCGTATCGACTGATGCCGTCGGAGCACTGGAACCTCTCCGTCTTCGGCAAGCATTACAACCAGTATGTAGCGGGCCCGATGGCAACCGACAATACGAGTTCCGAATACGTCCGCACTTCCCGCAGCGTCAGCTCTCTGGGATACGGTGCGGCAGGTACTTACTTCGTCCTGCCGGGATTGCAGGCGAAACTCTCCTACGAGAAAGCCTACCGCCTCCCCACCATCGAAGAGATGTTCGGTAACGAAGACCTCGAAATGGGTGACCTCGGCATCAAACCGGAGAAGAGCGACAACGTGAACCTGAATATCAGCTACAACAAGACACTGGGCAAGCACGGCGTTTACGTCGAAGGGGGTCTGATCTACCGTAACACCAACGATTATATCCAGCGTAACATCACCGACCTGAGTGGCGGTAAACAGGCTGCGAGCTACATCAACTACGGCAAAGTACTGACCAAAGGATACAACCTCTCCGCCCGTTACAGTTTCTCGAACTGGCTGAGCGTAGGAGGAAACTATACGCAAATGAACGTTCGCGACAACCAGAAAACGGCAATCGGCAGCAACGCGGAAAACATCGCCTACAAAGAGCGTATGCCGAACCTGCCCTACCGTTTTGCCGACTCTGACGTGACGCTCTACTGGCGTAACCTCTGGAAGAAAGGCAATACATTGATCTTTACATACGACAATCAATATCTGCATAGTTTCACGTATTATTCCTCCATCATCGGATCGAATAAAGGTGAATATGTAGTTCCCAACCAGTTCTCCCACAATCTGACCTTGTCTTACAGCCTTCAGAACGGACGTTACAACATCTCTTTCGAATGCCGCAACTTCACCGACGAGAAGCTATACGACAATTTCAGCTTGCAGAAAGCGGGACGGGCATTCTAC